The sequence aataaaataaaaataaaaataaaaataattgaaataaaTGAGAAATTGGGAGTACTTTGGTTAAAGGATTATATTCTCCCATTTGCAATTCTAATTGAATTGTTGGAGGAAATAAAAATGCCCTACAAATAGGTTTAATATTAGAATTTAAGTGAAAGCAAGTGTTTTAAGGATATATTCCAAATTTCCTGTACTGAAGTGATCAACTGTATTATATAGATAGATCATGCAACGAACTAAATAACATgaatttttcataaataattatattgcgTTTCTCATTCTTATTCTTATGAATCCTGCTATAAAGCTAATggagtatttgtacaatgtgtacaatgaattATTTATTGGTTCAATATGAGCTAAAAAATGAATATTCACGATAAAATATTACTAATTTTTAAAACACAATATAtccatactatccagaataattATCCGGgtaccaaaaataataaatatctgaTATCCTACTGAATTGAACATTTCTAAAttcccattgtacacattgtacatatACTTTATTGGTTACTTCCTCTATTCTTATTTCATGGCTTTGGCCTTGATTATCTTCTTCACTCTTCTCCTTCATTCTTCTTCCGCCCAATCTCCTTCTTCCTCTGAAAGTCCCTCCGAGGTTTCAATTCAAtccattatttttctctttctttctttatatATAATTGCTATATATCCTCCATAAGGTGTTTATATATATTAACTTTATAAATGCGTAACCTTGCTTCTTATTAATAATAAGGTAGTTAATTGATACTGAAAACATGTTACTTCTGATAATGTACGTGATGCTATGATTGATCCTTATCTTCAGCCATTGTAGACACTTTTGCGTTATGAAGGCTATTACTATAATTGTGATTAGGGTTTTAAATTATTGTTATATTGTTTTGATAGATTTCAGCCATAGAATTCTAATATTATAAACTTTTGGATGCGACTTTTCCTCATACCCTGCATAATGATTACCCGCCATTTATTGTAACTTGAAATGGATTGGATTCATTGCTACCTTTGTTATTTGTTGTAACTTATTGCGGATTTGTTCCTTGAAAGTTCTGAATTAGCAGTTACAAATTGCAGTCTTGTTGTGTGAATTAGAGTTGTGGTAACTTACACCTAcaatttccttttcttcttcttttttatttattatgttaCTAGTACTACAAATTATTATTTTGTCAATTATTTTTAACTCGCAACACgtcattatatattgttaattaTTTTCATGATTGAATATATACTAATAAAGCTCGATCGGATGTTGATGTGCTTACCCTAAAATAATAGTATAtatcatatattatatatatgtccaATTGTCAATCATCATCTAGCTCTATATGATCGCTTATATTATTAAACAAATAGAGTGTATGAATTTTCTTGTATTACTCTTAGAAATAAAATTACTTCAGATTATACTATAAAAGGCAAGAGGAAATaataaaagacaaaaataattaacGACTGACTTATTAATAGTATAGATTCCAATAATACACATAAATCTAAGTCCACCTTATGAAAAAATAGGATCACTTCTTATAGACTCGTTAAAAATGATTTTGATTTAGTTCATAATTTATTAGAAATAGAATATCTTTTGATAAaatttatatacaaaaaaaattgcaATCAGTTTGATAATAATCAAGCGGCATTATTTTTTTATCTAGACCAAAAAATTTCTTAAATACAATTTAAAAAGGatcttatttattattaattagagatttctctataaaaaaaatatgaattagaatttgaaaaggaaaaagaattctCAACCCATACAGATGAAGGAAAATTTATTCAATCACATGAACAAAATCAAAAAAGTTGTGATTAAATATtattacataaaaataaaatttattatttttcaaacaaTAGTATAAAAAGTAATTACGTTTAGACTTATTTATAAAACATAGTATTATATAAAGGTGAAAGAGAAGAgcttttaaataatttaacatatttaattaaattattatctaacaattcttaactatcaacttcatataaAATTAACTGCAATcgcatataaattaaaaaaaaaaacagaagaataagaaaagaaaagaaagaagagaataaaaaaattgaCAATTATTACATGGGATTTAATTCATGAGAAGCAACCAAGGTCTTGAAAATTTCATATATAAGCCTTGCCTCAAAAGCATCACCAGAAAAATGCATAgaaaattgaggagctttgggATCCTTTTCCCACCAAACACAACATTATTCTGAGTGTTCAATGATCCTATGTTGCCGGCTAACCTTAACATGAAGTTCATATAAACATTCTTAAGCTTAATCAACATCTTCAAAGGTGATCTAATTACCCATCTAACCTTTAGAAGTGTTCTTTTCAACCACCTTATGACCTTTGTTTCCTTCCCCCACTGCCGGAGCTGCCGCGTTGGTAGCAGCGCCTCCTCAAGTAGCTCTTGATGCCGCCGTAATAAGTTGGCTCAGTTTCCATGTGTGTTTGTGAAGTGAATAAGGGAAAGAAATGAAGTGAACTGAATATATATAGAGTAGTTAGTGTTTAGATATTAATAGAGAATTTAATTTAAGAGATTAATTTTATAAAGTAGTTATGTGTATGTGTGAATAAACATGACCAACATTATGTTGTCCATCCCTTTGTCTACCAATAATATTGTGATGGGTGTATTATTTGATCTTGACTAAATTGTTAAcctctaaattttattatttaaaattcggTTTATCTAATAAAATTTATGTTTTCGACTAAAGATATATGAATGATATCATACatagaaaataatagaaaatgaTTGTTTTTTggtcgaaaaattaaataaagaaaataaaagaattttattttattttaatttttggtgAAGAACTAATTAACATGGATGGGTAAAGATAAACCGGACATCGAATCGTCCTTGGCATATCTCCTACTTTAGAGTTTAGACAACCTATTCtacattaatttaattttttgtgtcCGTAAGCTAAGCACGAAtgaagattttattttgatttacatGTAATTAAATAATTAGCTTTTAAAAAGTTTAAGGCTTGAAAATGTTGTTATGGGGTCCTCAGCCACAATAGAGATTTTGTTGTCTAGACACAGACCCTGTTCCTCGTATTTGGGCACATTAAAAGACAAACACAGTAGAAAGGACCATCATATAAAACCATAACATCCTTAATTATTATAATACGTTAATTTGTTataaggtttagggtttttgatatagtaaaaatttatatataattagttatttttatgtgaaattttgaattattaataataatttcaAATTTTGCTACAAAATTTGTAGATAATAGAAGATTGAATGAGAAAATAATGTATTATCGTATCTAAAATCATACCAAATCTTAATAAGATATATTTTAAATCATattaaatctcaatcaaataatttTGTATGTAGTTTCCCATAATATATTGTGGATAATATTTTATCTATTATTCCTCAAATAATGGTTGTTACTTATTGTCTAAGTTATTAAGATAAAAtacatatatattctttatacTACTAATAATAAATCAAGATTAGTTTTAATCTACTGTAAAATTAAATACGTGAATTAAAgaataatttgaatttgatttcctAAAATAATGAGTATATATGATATCTCTAGTAACTAATTAAGATAATCTCGATTATTATTATCTCATTCTAATGACCAGAACTAGCACGGAAATGGTGTCACCAAAAAAACATACATATCCATAAAACAGTTAATTACATGTAACTATATTCAAATttcataattattaaaataaaaatagaatgtaTCTCAAATTAATAATAAGATTTGGTATACAATTTATACACTACAtatatcaatattttattataaatagcaGTATTAGACGTGATAATTTTATCACACTTGATCAATAATATTCTTAATCTTTATTTCTACTAGTAAGTTTGTTAAGTGTATAAACAATAATAATACTGAGATAACTTGACTAAGCAAGAAAATCTGTTATCAATTAGTTATTGGGCCAGGATTGAGTTCTACATATAGGGTTTATGTGGCCCATTTCTTGTACAATATAAAACTTcttctatttcattgaataatgaTACAAAAATACCAATTTCATTGTTAATTGCAAAATCTTCTCTGCAAcgttcttcttcaatcttcatcttcttcactcTTGATCTCTGGTacctaacatggtatcagagctagaCTCCGATCCAGAAGTAAATTCACCAGAAATCACATCTTCCAAAACCCTAACCATGACCAACAATCTTCCTCTTCTCACAAATAATTCTCAGAAATTCATGCCGATTGGTGACAAAGCCATGGAGGAGGAGTTGGCTGCTCTGCATCGAAATCAAACTTGGAAAATGGTTGAACCACCAAAAAATAGCACAGTGATAGGTTGCCGTTGGGTCTTTGCTATCAAACGACATCCCGATGGAACAATTCTCAAATATAAAGCACGACTAGTGCCCAAAGGCTTTCATCAACGAGAAGGAATTGACTATGATCAAGTTTTCAGCCCTGTCATCAAGCCAGCAACCATTCGTATCATTTTAACACTTGCAATTTCTCAATCTTGGCCAATTCGACAATTCGATTTCAACAATGCTTTCCTCAATGGTGACCTTCAAGAAACTGTTTACATGCAACAACCTCCCTCTTTTCCCTAAGGCTCCCCAAATCAGGTTTGCAAACTTCATAAGTCAATTTATGGTTTGAAACAGGCCCCTCGAGCCTGGTTTACTAAATTGGCTGCCACTTTATCTCGATTTGGCTTTCAGGATACCAGGTCAGATCCTTCTTTGTTTGTACGATTTACTAAAACTTCTACTATGTATGTTTTagtgtatgttgatgatattcTTGTTACTTGTAATAGTGATTCTGAGATTGTTCAACTTATATCCCAACTTAATTCCATTTTTGCTTTGAAGGACTTGGGAGAATTCAATTTCTTTTTAGGCATAGAAGCAACAAAAACAACATCAGGATCTTACATATTATCACAATCAAAGTATATTAGAGACCTTTTAGTTAGATCTAAGATGCATGAATCTCATCCTATGCCTACTCCCATGATTACTAGTACTAAACTTTCAGCTCATGGCAGTGATGTATTTGATAATCCAACTCATTACAGATCAATTGTTGGAGCCCTTCAGTATGCCACTCTAACCAGGCCTGACATTGCTTATGCTGTGAATAAAGTTTCTCAGTATATGCATAAACCTCTTCTCCCACACTGGAAGTGTGTTAAGAGAATTTTGAGATATTTAGCAGGTACCATTGATCAAGGACTTTTCTTTCAATCTTGTACTGATTTGACTTTGTTTGCCTTTGCAGATTCAGATTGGGGCTCGGACGTTGATGACCGTCGATCCACTACTGGCTTCTGTGTCTATCTTGGCACCAATCTGGTCTCTTGGGCAAGTAGGAAGCAACATTCTGTCAGCAAGTCCAGTGCTGAGGCTGAGTTCAGGAGCATTGCTGCAGCCGAAACAGATCTTCGGTGGATATTGAACTTGTTCACTGAACTTCGACTCCAATGTTCAAACACTCCTGTGATTTACAGTGATAACATCAGTGCTGTCATGCTCACAGCCAATCCTATCCTCCATAACAAAACCAAACACTTTGACCTTGATCTCCATTCAGTACGGGAGCGAGTAAATCGCAATCAGCTTGTTGTAGTTCACATCCCAGCCACAGACCAAGTTGCAGATCTTTTGACCAAGCCTCTGTCCCTTCCCACCTTTGATCGTTTCAAGAACAAACTCAGGGTCTTGTCTAAAACGACCATGAGTTTGAGGGGGGGGGTGTTAAGTGTATAAACAATAGTAATACTGAGATAACTTGACTAAGCAAGAAAATCTGTTATCAATTAGTTATTGGGTCAGGATTGAGTTCTACATATAGGGTTTATGTGGCCCATTTCTTGTACAATATAAAACTTcttctatttcattgaataatgaTACAAAAATACCAATTTCATTGTTAATTGCAAAATCTTTTCTGCAAcgttcttcttcaatcttcatcttcttcactcTTGATCTCTGGTACCTAACAAAGTTAATAATAATACAATGGTCAACAAAAACTACTCACTTCACTTGGCTCTTATCGTGGCTTGCATTGCTATCATGACTGTGGCGGTGGTTGGAATGCGCACGATAACAAAGACTATACCTTCGCCATCATGCAATGGGACGATAGGGAAGTGCATGGAAGTAAAGCAAGAGTTTGAGATAGATTCAGAGAGCAACATGGAgatatttgaatcaaagaataagGTGATAGAGAACGGTGTAATGGGAAAGAATGGAATTTCATGCTCGAAGAAAGATAATACCACCAAAAATTGTAGACCGGGTCCTCCTGCCAACCATTACAACCGTGGCTGCAATGCCATTAATCGATGCAGGGGTGGTGGTGGCTTCACCCATGGTTAaattattcatcatcatcttcttcttcttaattattTGTTTAACTATCTAGCTAGATTTACGGTTGTTCTTTGTATATTCACTTTGATTTTTATAGGACCCATTATTAACTGCTATTAGTAATAGTTTGTTTTATATAGTAGTAATGTTATGAATTCGCTTGTTTCGATTTAGTTTAATATTCTATGTAAATAtaaaaagtttaataaaataaaagaagaagagtctcttaatttaacttattttttatgttatcaTTTAGTCTCTCTTAACTTActcttattgttattttctttagCTTTTGTCTTTGATTACTTATCCATAGAaaaatttctaattttctatTAATAATGTCActcttgtatttattttttttttccagtCAATATGTAATTTTTGTTCAAAGGCTTAGACGTTCGGTTACTATTGTTAAACATTTATCTTTCCTCAGCCTCCTTTTTTTTTCTGTATATAGAAAATTTAGTGATATTCCAACAAAGACTTTACAATTATTTTCATAAGgagatattttattttaatcattaaataataaaaattgtaaaattt is a genomic window of Arachis ipaensis cultivar K30076 chromosome B06, Araip1.1, whole genome shotgun sequence containing:
- the LOC107647244 gene encoding rapid alkalinization factor-like; translation: MVNKNYSLHLALIVACIAIMTVAVVGMRTITKTIPSPSCNGTIGKCMEVKQEFEIDSESNMEIFESKNKVIENGVMGKNGISCSKKDNTTKNCRPGPPANHYNRGCNAINRCRGGGGFTHG